The proteins below are encoded in one region of Acanthochromis polyacanthus isolate Apoly-LR-REF ecotype Palm Island chromosome 4, KAUST_Apoly_ChrSc, whole genome shotgun sequence:
- the LOC127533686 gene encoding nuclear factor 7, brain-like, whose translation MSLTDDPLQETDQKDAEIHSDVELKLDDVRAKDFLQTQEPNRRTISPLTLIKEDLSQFKEEVLKVFKEKDAKTNSQSVEKSVDTLTLLREDLNQFRDDFSSIFGISLSKERDAAKEAPTPPASTNSFKIKASDEPLKSLFRKDRNLLKTPQREEEPIKIPSGSSEEQTDDGFRKNISDEPFDAGKTDMKDKVNEKEEGELDEKVSEEKTEMIKSEEIIPKTASFPADQRCESEQWNGDSSEESGDEDGPSESFPWETLSSGITLFSLREDMRDQLEGDLWSLKNFACYLTLDPTTANSELRLTNGNRTASRVWLGHRSLDHPERFESCPQVLCREGLLDSVYWEVEWSGGADVGVAYNSISRDGDVASCLLGHNKQSWSLECSEGSYTPCHNRKRFKSSLPEPFTHRVGVYLNWSGGSLSFYCVSQDTMVHLHTFNSTFTEPLYPAFWVWGYEGSVSLCQVELGWERLLQ comes from the exons ATGAGTCTCACTGATGACCCTTTACAAGAAACTGATCAGAAAGATGCTGAAATACATTCAGATGTCGAACTCAAACTAGACGATGTTCGAGCGAAAGATTTTCTTCAGACTCAAGAGCCGAACAGAAGGACAATCAGCCCACTGACTCTTATCAAAGAGGATCTCAGCCAGTTTAAGGAAGAAGTGCTGAAAGTGTTCAAGGAGAAAGATGCTAAAACTAATAGCCAGTCGGTGGAAAAGAGTGTTGACACTCTGACTCTACTAAGAGAAGACTTAAATCAATTTAGAGACGACTTCTCCAGCATCTTCGGGATCAGCCTTTCAAAGGAACGAGATGCTGCCAAAGAAGCACCAACTCCTCCTGCCTCCACCAACTCCTTCAAGATAAAAGCCTCTGACGAGCCCCTAAAGAGTCTGTTCAGGAAAGACAGAAATCTTTTAAAGACGCCTCAAAGAGAAGAGGAACCTATAAAGATACCTTCAGGAAGCAGTGAGGAACAAACGGACGATGGTTTTAGGAAAAATATCTCAGATGAGCCTTTTGATGCTGggaaaacagacatgaaagacAAGGTGAATGAAAAGGAGGAGGGGGAGCTAGATGAAAAAGTTTCTGAGGAGAAAACGGAGATGATTAAGAGTGAGGAGATTATACCAAAGACAG CCAGTTTCCCTGCAGACCAGAGGTGTGAGAGTGAACAGTGGAATGGAGACTCCTCTGAGGAATCAGGAGATGAAGATGGACCTTCAGAAAGTTTTCCCTGGGAGACTCTATCATCTGGGATCACTCTGTTTAGTCTGAGAGAAGACATGAG GGATCAGCTAGAAGGAGATCTGTGGTCACTGAAAAACT TTGCCTGCTACCTGACACTCGACCCCACCACTGCCAACTCAGAGCTCCGTCTGACTAACGGCAACAGGACGGCGTCTCGCGTCTGGTTGGGCCATCGCTCCTTGGACCACCCGGAGCGCTTTGAGAGCTGCCCACAGGTGTTGTGCAGGGAGGGGCTGCTGGACTCGGtgtactgggaggtggagtggagcgGCGGTGCTGACGTTGGAGTCGCCTACAACAGCATCTCCAGAGATGGAGATGTAGCGAGCTGCTTGCTGGGACACAACAAGCAGTCCTGGAGTCTGGAGTGCTCAGAGGGCAGCTACACGCCATGCCACAACAGGAAGAGGTTCAAGTCCTCGTTGCCTGAACCCTTCACCCACAGAGTCGGGGTTTACCTCAACTGGTCTGGAGGTTCTCTGTCCTTCTACTGCGTCTCCCAGGACACCATGgtccacctccacaccttcaactcCACCTTCACAGAGCCTCTGTACCCGGCGTTCTGGGTGTGGGGATATGAGGGCTCTGTGTCACTGTGTCAGGTGGAGTTAGGCTGGGAACGACTGCTGCAgtga
- the c4h19orf25 gene encoding UPF0449 protein C19orf25 homolog: MNLGSKSKKRVVLPSRPEPPTVDQILEDISKAAPDDPVFSILEQTGENSPRPADTEVELRFQQCRRFLELNEKLEEAQGQMQKQREELQVVGEQLDRDVAEVKGQTL, encoded by the exons ATGAACCTGGGCTCTAAAAGTAAGAAGCGGGTGGTGCTGCCCAGCCGGCCGGAGCCACCCACTGTGGACCAGATCCTGGAGGACATCAGCAAAGCTGCTCCTGATGATCCAGTGTTCAGCATCCTGGAGCAGACTGGAGAAA ACTCGCCCCGTCCTGCAGACACCGAGGTGGAGCTCCGGTTCCAGCAGTGCCGTCGGTTCCTGGAGCTGAACGAGAAGCTGGAGGAGGCTCAGGGTCAAATGCAGAAACAGAGGGAGGAGCTCCAAGTggttggagaacagctggaCAGAGATGTAGCTGAAGTCAAAGGCCAAACACTCTGA
- the apc2 gene encoding adenomatous polyposis coli protein 2 — protein MANAVASYDQLAHQVEALRKENSHLRRELEDNSNHLSKLETETFGMKEVLKQLQSKLEQEAGTLASSGRSDVLHQLKELHMDLTNYYELKHQPHNLRLLTGGLGGAGLAGVAGTGSGVVGAPELDDHLALPPSSCTSSSSSAAAVSRPRSPLRAASRQSMASAGEAAAVMLPHHFLDGAPPKTAVISGADGRQSDHHLEELYKERNLLLGQIDREERERCWYFSQLEALSQRLAQLPRIDTFSLQMDLIRQQLEFEAQQVQSVMEERFGTSDEMVQRTQMRVARLEQLEKELQEARGSQESQLQLSGAEKPPAGEPENSSSSAGAAAGTEAADGGSKVEMVFWLLSMLANRDKEEMSRTLLALSSSQDSCIAMRKSGCVPLLVQILHEAPGGGAGETATGSTVTGCSREAKSRASAALHNIIYSQQDEGQARREMRVLHMLEQIRTYCDSGWDWIESHAGTPSPGGTKTTDIPEPVDPQICQAMCAIMKLSFEEEYRRAMNELGGLQVVADLIHLDQDMYGMQNDPINMALRRYAGMALTNLTFGDVVNKATLCSKKSCLQALVAQLASDSEELHQVVSSILRNLSWRADISSKRVLRDIGCVSALMTCALQATKESTLKSLLSALWNMSAHSIDNKVAICSVDGALGFLVSTLTYRCQTNSLAIIESGGGILRNVSSLVATREDYRQILRDHNCLQTLLQHLRSHSLTIVSNACGTLWNLSARSPKDQELLWDLGAVSMLRNLIHSKHKMIAMGSAAALRNLLTNRPLKYKDAAVVSPGSCMPSLYMRKQKALEAELDAKHLAETFDTLEKQSPKHLTLNKPLRHIESLAKDYASDSGCFDDDEAPNVSSSLDTGSFSMLSMFLTNSNFLQNQPRKRDSEPERDVDPPHMVDKRHAPPDDVVSAAAEKLAKKITNTVAKIDRLVEDITMHTSSEDSLSLSSEDHLADWPYGLDEFNEARAKSCSPCRLSDTSSLAHRERLSRAHALLRLKTAHSSVSTDSLNSGSTSDGYCGSKDQMRPAPRALMMQQQRPNQLDLKVAHQEYLNMGPAVLNETTQQDIPERDSVDNKDVKSLELCNRDAEKNQDPPVQTPVSASTKMSSDVSMTSIKLSPSYQQVPLIQSVTKFGVAKTAINVQAAQAMRRQAWVPTVMTGGSITKFSPMTSTRSPTIGTMETVQKYSVENTPICFSRCSSLSSLSSGDGALDGQSENELESDSSLEIIEVEDGEVVKRVEEDETLEDLSDSQLLLTDSKTFPSKETDPIGIPCPAKREKVFLRGASPAILEDRSPSSSSENYIHETPLVMSRCSSVSSLGSFESPSIASSIQSDPCSEMIDGTISPSDLPDSPGQTMPPSRSKTPCCVESNGPEPQSTGIAGQWESSLRKFMEIADSKERFNLPPDLDTMIYFTVEKPTENFSCASSLSALPLHEHYIQKDVELKLTPLLQQNDKSIPFPDEDEQGIDNGERYSEGNSDDDIEILKECINSAMPSKFRKVRPSLMTTIPPHILNSQIRKPIHLPVYMMLPNGKTQMCPGRRIVIPQKDLKFDDSSFTDSAEGTPVNFSSTTSLSDETLQYPVKERGAKDCTAKGMNKQELIDDEAKRIEDLRIFSHFHKPNRMNYPPEIQMSRTTKHVIPTQRVLMQSKEVADRVANQKNRDQSPQQKRRQCPVRKLELPVIKQNTESNLNMGSQKGIFRQLTRSSEDSNSFYDDENEEGTKRTSRKQIKEASRNTLSRSMTNIGWTDNSQTKARGFHRIKQNLIKDESLTCYSLSSSLSSLSDAEFEDHKSKAQQIWYKNRHNKSLNMVQQTKPMTIHCQYEEQSSPSSVSMDSEDDLLQKCITSAMPKQRRKMAARKKKENTQKQKQKVSDGWDMDEEMDSDDMAWDKDSDLNSVEWRAIQEGANCVVTGLQASKSQEPSSEETESVLSFMSTSSFTPKERKFAKDKKANKPLDFAQRKPVPNLPVVFRGRTVIYTPKKETAPSQRPPPRKVPTKTDTPKNPNLAQHRSKSLHRLGHPQDTELSLPKRSSTPPPRIPKSSSSGSSQSSTPSKQSQKKITSPTQTNKSIQKKNATPASSPPASSPPERKGRSPVVNQNEKSPPPKTQKSPVRIPFMQNSVRQPRPLSPLVTNQTTRQPNQANGKRVVPANRFDLVRMTSVHSSGGESDRSGFLRQLTFIKESKTVLRRDGAARNMPGSQNGSPRRAVPGASAVFLCSSRCQELKAAVQTPRRVQVKDPASAQRVQRPNPGLQKQTTGLSRATSSERDLSARRPSRRTSSESPCRVAQRNGPGRVSGVRQQQDKDTFKRHASSPSINILSRVTSRSSLRSSSSDSSGRAKSEDDTKKRGQRSASRLNDGVTWRRIRDEDVPQILKSTLPANALPLVPSPDGEKPKLPALPGKLPTILLASRKTSDATVQTEDFPNNKTNSSTSPTVDATTVISEDVARLALLRKISATSGSNLQDGDSEGSLKSTVSTGTSDSYVGGVVTFRQGSPSKAARVTPFNYTPSPMACCLQDTQCQAAPISEKSGGKVSRSAFGRLLDS, from the exons aGCTCCACATGGACCTCACCAACTACTATGAACTCAAACACCAACCTCACAACCTGAGGCTGCTGACGGGCGGCCTGGGAGGGGCGGGGCTAGCAGGTGTTGCTGGGACGGGGTCAGGTGTGGTCGGAGCTCCAGAGCTAGATGACCACCTGGCTCTGCCTCCgtcctcctgcacctcctcctcctcctcggcagCGGCGGTGAGCAGACCCAGGAGTCCACTCAGAGCGGCATCCCGTCAGAGCATGGCCTCTGCTGGAGAGGCTGCTGCCGTCATGCTACCGCATCACTTCCTGGATGGAGCCCCGCCCAAAACAGCTGTGATTAGTGGAGCGGATGGACGACAGAGCGACCATCACCTGGAGGAGCTGTACAAAGAGAG GAACCTCCTGCTGGGGCAGATCGACCGCGAGGAGAGGGAGCGCTGCTGGTACTTCAGCCAGCTGGAGGCGCTGTCCCAGAGACTGGCCCAGCTGCCACGCATCGACACG ttttctcTGCAGATGGATCTGATCCGGCAGCAGCTGGAGTTCGAAGCTCAGCAGGTTCAGTCTGTGATGGAGGAGCGCTTCGGGACCAGCGACGAGATGGTTCAGAGGACACAG atGCGTGTTGCTCGtctggaacagctggagaaagagctgcaggaggCCCGAGGGAGTCAGGAGAGTCAGCTACAG ctgtcCGGTGCTGAGAAGCCCCCTGCtggagaaccagagaacagcaGCTCATCAGCAGGTGCAGCAGCAGGAACAGAAGCAGCAGACGGAGGCAGCAAG GTGGAGATGGTGTTCTGGCTGCTGTCTATGCTGGCTAATAGAGATAAGGAGGAGATGTCCCGCACTCTGCTGGCTTTGTCCAGCTCTCAGGACAGCTGCATCGCCATGAGAAAGTCCGGCTGTGTCCCGCTGCTGGTCCAGATCCTACACGAGGCTCCTGGTGGAGGGGCCGGAGAGACAGCCAcgggcagcactgtgacaggcTGCAGTCGCGAGGCCAAGTCCAGAGCAAGCGCCGCCCTCCACAATATCATCTACTCCCAGCAAGATGAGGGCCAGGCCCGCCGCGAGATGAGGGTCCTACACATGCTGGAGCAGATCCGGACCTACTGCGACAGCGGTTGGGACTGGATCGAGAGCCATGCTGGGACACCATCACCTGGAGGAACTAAAACTACAG ATATTCCTGAACCTGTGGACCCTCAGATCTGTCAGGCCATGTGTGCCATCATGAAACTCTCCTTTGAAGAGGAGTATCGTCGAGCCATGAATGAACTAG gCGGTCTGCAGGTGGTGGCGGATCTGATCCACCTGGACCAGGACATGTACGGCATGCAGAATGACCCCATCAACATGGCTTTGCGTCGTTATGCAGGAATGGCCCTCACCAACCTCACATTTGGAGACGTCGTCAACAAG GCCACCCTGTGTTCAAAGAAGAGCTGCCTCCAGGCTCTGGTGGCCCAGCTGGCCTCTGACAGTGAGGAGCTCCATCAGGTGGTCTCCAGCATCCTGAGGAACTTGTCCTGGAGGGCTGACATCAGCAGCAAGAGGGTCCTCAGAGACATCGGCTGTGTTTCTGCACTAATGACTTGTGCCCTGCAGGCCACCAAG GAGTCAACATTAAAGAGTCTTCTCAGTGCTCTGTGGAACATGTCTGCTCACAGCATTGACAACAAGGTGGCGATCTGCTCGGTGGACGGTGCTCTGGGCTTCCTGGTCAGCACACTGACATACCGCTGCCAGACAAACTCACTCGCCATCATCGAGAGCGGCGGAGGAATCCTCCGAAATGTGTCAAGTCTGGTTGCTACACGAGAAGATTACAG GCAAATCCTCAGGGACCACAACTGCCTCCAGACTCTGCTACAGCACCTGCGCTCCCACAGCCTGACCATAGTCAGTAACGCCTGTGGGACTCTCTGGAACCTCTCAGCTAGGAGTCCAAAAGACCAggagctgctgtgggacctTGGGGCAGTTAGCATGCTGCGCAACCTGATCCACTCTAAGCACAAGATGATAGCCATGGGCAGCGCTGCAGCTCTAAGAAACCTCCTCACCAATAGACCCTTGAAGTATAAAGATGCTGCTGTCGTATCCCCTGGCTCATGTATGCCCTCGCTCTACATGAGGAAACAGAAGGCTctggaggcagagctggatGCTAAACACTTAGCAGAGACCTTTGATACCCTGGAGAAACAGAGCCCCAAGCACCTGACCCTCAACAAACCGCTACGGCACATCGAGAGTCTGGCAAAGGATTACGCATCTGattctggttgttttgatgatgatgaggcCCCCAATGTCTCCAGTAGCCTGGACACTGGAAGCTTCTCAATGCTGTCCATGTTTCTGACCAACTCCAACTTCCTGCAAAATCAGCCACGCAAGAGGGACAGTGAACCTGAGAGAGATGTAGACCCGCCTCATATGGTCGACAAGAGACATGCTCCTCCTGACGATGtggtctctgctgctgcagagaagcTTGCCAAAAAGATTACCAACACGGTTGCCAAGATCGATAGGTTGGTAGAGGACATCACCATGCACACGTCTTCTGAGGACAGCCTGAGCCTCAGCTCTGAGGACCACCTGGCAGACTGGCCCTATGGACTGGATGAATTCAATGAGGCCCGGGCAAAGTCTTGCTCCCCCTGTCGTCTGTCTGATACAAGCAGCTTGGCCCATAGAGAACGGCTCAGTAGAGCTCACGCCCTCTTACGCCTCAAAACTGCTCATTCAAGTGTATCGACAGACAGCCTGAACAGTGGAAGCACCAGCGATGGCTACTGCGGCAGCAAAGACCAGATGCGACCTGCTCCAAGAGCTCTAATGATGCAGCAACAACGACCAAACCAGCTTGATCTCAAGGTGGCTCATCAAGAGTATCTTAATATGGGGCCTGCTGTCCTAAATGAGACAACCCAGCAAGACATTCCAGAAAGAGACTCTGTAGACAACAAAGACGTGAAGTCTCTAGAGCTCTGCAACAGAGATGCAGAAAAGAACCAAGATCCACCTGTACAAACACCTGTCAGTGCATCTACTAAGATGTCCTCAGATGTTAGCATGACTTCAATTAAACTGTCTCCTTCTTATCAACAAGTTCCACTTATTCAGAGTGTGACCAAATTTGGTGTAGCAAAGACAGCCATCAATGTCCAGGCTGCCCAAGCAATGAGGAGGCAGGCATGGGTACCTACTGTGATGACTGGGGGGAGTATTACAAAGTTTTCTCCAATGACTTCAACCAGAAGTCCAACCATTGGCACTATGGAGACAGTTCAGAAGTATTCTGTTGAAAACACCCCTATCTGCTTCTCCCGCTGCAGCTCACTGTCCTCGCTCTCCTCTGGCGACGGAGCGCTGGATGGACAAAGTGAGAATGAGCTGGAGAGTGACTCGTCATTAGAAATAATTGAAGTGGAAGATGGAGAAGTGGTGAAGAGAGTGGAAGAGGATGAAACCTTGGAGGATCTGAGTGACAGCCAGCTGTTGTTGACAGACTCAAAAACCTTCCCCAGCAAAGAGACAGATCCCATCGGGATCCCCTGTCCTGCCAAAAGGGAGAAGGTGTTCCTGCGAGGAGCTTCACCTGCCATATTAGAAGACAGATCTCCATCCAGCTCATCTGAGAACTACATCCATGAAACTCCCCTGGTGATGAGTCGTTGTAGCTCTGTCAGTTCACTGGGCAGCTTTGAGTCTCCCTCTATTGCCAGCTCGATCCAAAGTGATCCATGCAGTGAGATGATTGATGGAACAATAAGCCCAAGTGATCTTCCTGACAGCCCAGGACAAACTATGCCTCCTAGTCGTAGTAAAACTCCATGTTGTGTCGAGTCTAATGGACCAGAACCCCAGAGCACAGGTATAGCAGGGCAGTGGGAAAGCAGCCTGCGGAAGTTCATGGAGATTGCAGACTCCAAGGAGAGGTTCAACCTTCCTCCTGACCTGGACACCATGATCTACTTCACTGTGGAAAAGCCTACTGAGAACTTCTCTTGTGCTTCCAGCTTAAGTGCTTTGCCGCTTCATGAGCATTACATACAGAAAGATGTGGAGCTAAAATTAACTCCCCTACTCCAGCAAAATGACAAGAGTATCCCCTTCCCTGATGAAGATGAGCAGGGAATTGACAACGGGGAACGATACAGTGAAGGCAACTCGGACGATGACATTGAAATCTTAAAGGAATGCATCAACTCAGCAATGCCCTCTAAGTTCAGAAAAGTCAGACCTTCACTGATGACCACCATCCCTCCTCATATCCTCAATTCCCAGATCCGAAAACCAATACATCTCCCAGTTTACATGATGCTCCCAAATGGCAAAACCCAAATGTGTCCTGGGAGGAGAATCGTCATCCCgcaaaaagacttaaaattcGATGATTCGTCGTTCACAGATTCAGCAGAAGGAACACCCGTCAACTTCTCTAGCACAACATCACTAAGTgatgaaacacttcagtatcCAGTGAAGGAGAGGGGGGCAAAGGACTGCACTGCTAAAGGCATGAACAAACAGGAACTGATTGATGATGAAGCGAAAAGGATTGAAGACTTGAGGATATTCTCACACTTCCACAAACCCAACAGGATGAACTACCCACCTGAGATACAAATGAGCCGAACAACGAAACACGTCATTCCTACTCAGAGGGTGCTGATGCAGAGCAAAGAGGTAGCTGATCGAGTGGCCAACCAAAAGAATCGTGATCAGTCTCCTCAGCAAAAAAGGCGTCAGTGCCCTGTCAGGAAACTGGAGCTGCCTgtcataaagcaaaacacagaaagtAACCTCAACATGGGGTCACAGAAAGGAATCTTTCGACAACTTACCCGTTCTTCAGAGGACAGTAATAGCTTCTATGATGATGAAAATGAAGAAGGAACAAAACGAACAAGTAGAAAACAGATCAAGGAAGCAAGTAGAAATACGCTCTCTCGAAGCATGACAAATATTGGCTGGACAGATAATTCCCAAACAAAGGCCCGAGGATTTCACAGAATTAAACAGAATCTGATAAAGGATGAATCCTTAACATGTTACTCGCTTAGCTCCTCTCTTAGTTCACTCAGTGATGCTGAGTTTGAGGATCATAAATCAAAAGCCCAGCAAATATGGTACAAGAACAGACACAACAAATCTCTGAATATGGTGCAACAAACAAAGCCCATGACCATTCACTGCCAGTATGAAGAGCAAAGCTCACCGAGCTCCGTCAGCATGGACTCAGAGGATGACCTGCTTCAGAAATGCATAACGTCTGCCATGCCCAAGCAGAGAAGGAAGATGGCTgccaggaaaaagaaagaaaatactcagaaacaaaaacaaaaggtcTCAGATGGGTGGGACATGGATGAGGAAATGGATAGTGATGATATGGCATGGGATAAAGATTCAGACCTCAACAGTGTTGAATGGAGAGCCATACAGGAAGGTGCTAATTGTGTCGTCACTGGGCTGCAGGCATCAAAGTCTCAAGAGCCATCATCTGAAGAGACTGAATCAGTCCTTTCATTCATGTCAACATCCAGCTTCACGCCCAAAGAAAGAAAGTTTGCTAAAGACAAAAAGGCAAATAAACCTTTGGACTTTGCACAGCGCAAACCAGTACCTAACCTACCTGTGGTTTTTAGAGGCAGAACGGTGATCTATACACCCAAAAAAGAGACAGCTCCATCACAAAGACCTCCTCCCAGAAAAGTACCAACTAAGACAGATACTCCAAAGAACCCAAACCTCGCTCAGCACAGATCAAAGAGCCTCCACCGACTTGGCCATCCCCAGGACACAGAGCTGTCTTTGCCAAAGAGGAGCTCTACTCCACCGCCAAGGATACCAAAAAGTTCCTCCTCTGGATCTTCACAAAGCTCCACACCATCCAAACAGTCACAGAAGAAGATAACATCCCCAACTCAGACCAATAAATCTATCCAGAAAAAGAACGCCACACCAGCTAGTAGCCCACCGGCTAGTAGCCCACCTGAAAGGAAGGGACGCTCTCCTGTTGTGAATCAAAACGAAAAATCCCCACCACCTAAGACTCAGAAGTCACCTGTCCGAATCCCTTTTATGCAAAACTCAGTCAGACAGCCCAGACCTCTGTCACCACTGGTAACTAACCAAACAACCAGACAACCAAATCAGGCCAACGGGAAAAGGGTGGTTCCAGCTAATCGATTTGACCTGGTCAGGATGACGTCTGTCCATTCCAGTGGGGGTGAGTCAGATCGCAGTGGATTTTTGAGACAGCTGACATTCATTAAGGAATCAAAGACGGTGCTGAGACGTGATGGCGCTGCTCGCAACATGCCCGGATCTCAGAACGGATCCCCTCGCAGAGCAGTTCCTGGAGCTTCTGCCGTCTTTCTCTGCTCATCACGCTGTCAGGAATTGAAGGCTGCTGTGCAAACCCCACGAAGGGTGCAGGTTAAAGATCCAGCATCGGCACAGCGAGTCCAGAGGCCGAACCCCGGCCTTCAGAAGCAGACTACAGGCCTGTCAAGAGCCACATCCAGTGAAAGGGACCTTTCTGCGAGACGCCCATCCAGGAGAACCAGCTCCGAAAGCCCCTGCAGGGTAGCCCAGCGAAATGGGCCTGGCAGAGTGTCTGGAGTTAGGCAGCAACAAGACAAAGACACTTTTAAGCGTCACGCCTCATCGCCAAGCATCAACATACTTAGCCGAGTGACTAGCCGCTCTTCACTGCGCTCTTCATCATCTGATTCGAGTGGTAGAGCAAAGAGCGAGGATGATACGAAGAAGAGAGGGCAGAGATCTGCATCTCGGCTAAATGACGGAGTCACCTGGAGACGCATCAGGGATGAAGATGTACCTCAGATCTTGAAAAGCACTCTGCCAGCCAATGCATTACCTCTGGTGCCTTCTCCTGACGGGGAAAAGCCAAAGCTACCAGCTCTTCCAGGAAAACTGCCAACCATTCTACTTGCATCTCGCAAAACAAGCGATGCGACAGTCCAGACGGAGGATTTTCCAAATAACAAGACCAACTCGAGCACCTCTCCGACAGTCGATGCCACTACGGTGATCTCTGAGGACGTAGCGAGACTGGCCCTCCTCAGGAAGATCAGCGCCACCTCTGGGAGTAACCTGCAGGACGGAGATTCAGAGGGCTCACTGAAGAGCACCGTCTCCACCGGAACATCAGACAGCTACGTGGGCGGAGTTGTCACTTTCCGCCAAGGATCCCCGAGCAAGGCAGCCCGAGTTACTCCGTTTAACTACACCCCCAGCCCGATGGCCTGCTGCCTGCAAGACACACAATGTCAAGCAGCTCCAATCAGCGAAAAGTCGGGGGGAAAAGTGAGTCGTAGTGCGTTTGGACGACTGCTCGACTCCTGA